The following coding sequences lie in one Phragmites australis chromosome 8, lpPhrAust1.1, whole genome shotgun sequence genomic window:
- the LOC133926660 gene encoding LRR receptor kinase SERL2-like isoform X1, translating into MEAPPSSSPSLLLLLLLLISSPSTSSALLSPKGVNYEVQSLMTIKNLLKDPHGVFKNWDQDSVDPCSWAMITCSPENFVTGLEAPSQNLSGLLSPSIGNLTNLETALLQNNNITGPIPTEIGKLAKLKTLDLSSNHLNGEIPTSVGHLEGLQYLRLNNNTLSGPFPSASANLSQLVFLDLSYNNLSGPIPGSLARTFNIVGNPLICGANTEKDCYGTAPMPMSYNLNSSHGALSPAKSKSHKFAVAFGSAIGCISFLFLAVGFLFWWRHRRNRQILFDVDDQHMENVSLGNVKRFQFRELQSATDNFSSKNILGKGGFGNVYRGQLPDGTLVAVKRLKDGNAAGGEVQFQTEVEMISLALHRNLLRLYGFCMTATERLLVYPYMSNGSVASRLKGKPPLDWVTRKRIALGAARGLLYLHEQCDPKIIHRDVKAANILLDDYCEAIVGDFGLAKLLDHRDSHVTTAVRGTVGHIAPEYLSTGQSSDKTDVFGFGILLLELITGQTALEFGKEANQKGAMLDWVKKMHQEKKLDVLVDKGPRDGYDRIELEEMVQVALLCTQYLPGHRPRMSEVVRMLEGDGLAERWEASQRADSHKFKVPDFTFSRCYSDLTDDSSLLVQAVELSGPR; encoded by the exons ATGGAGGCGCCTCCATCTTCTTCCCCCTCCCtgttgctcctgctcctgctgctcATTTCCTCCCCTTCAACTTCAAGTGCCCTCCTCTCCCCCAAGGGTGTCAACTATGAAG TGCAATCTCTGATGACGATCAAGAACCTCCTCAAGGACCCCCATGGTGTGTTCAAGAACTGGGACCAGGACTCTGTGGATCCCTGCAGCTGGGCCATGATCACCTGCTCACCCGAGAATTTTGTCACTGGACT GGAGGCCCCAAGCCAGAATCTCTCTGGCCTGCTCTCCCCAAGCATAGGGAACCTGACTAATCTTGAGACTGC TCTCCTGCAGAACAACAACATAACTGGGCCAATCCCTACAGAGATTGGCAAGCTAGCAAAGCTCAAGACACTTGATCTCTCTAGCAACCACCTGAATGGTGAAATCCCCACCTCTGTGGGCCACCTTGAAGGCCTCCAGTACTT GAGGCTCAACAACAACACCCTGTCTGGTCCATTCCCTTCAGCATCAGCTAATTTGTCCCAGCTTGTTTTCCT AGACTTGTCATATAATAACCTGAGTGGTCCAATACCGGGATCTTTGGCAAGAACATTCAA cATAGTAGGAAATCCTCTCATCTGCGGCGCGAATACAGAGAAAGATTGTTACGGGACTGCCCCGATGCCAATGTCCTACAACCTGAATAGCTCACATGGTGCTCTATCACCGGCGAAATCTAAAAGCCACAAGTTTGCAGTTGCATTTGGTTCGGCAATTGGTTGCATCAGCTTCCTTTTCCTTGCTGTTGGATTTCTGTTCTGGTGGAGGCACCGTCGAAACCGGCAGATCCTTTTCGATGTTGATG ACCAACACATGGAGAACGTTAGCCTTGGGAACGTGAAGAGGTTTCAGTTCAGGGAGCTTCAGTCCGCGACAGACAATTTCAGCAGCAAGAACATACTAGGAAAAGGCGGCTTCGGAAACGTTTACAGAGGGCAGCTCCCTGATGGAACTCTTGTGGCCGTCAAGCGACTGAAGGACGGCAATGCCGCGGGTGGTGAGGTGCAGTTCCAGACCGAGGTTGAGATGATCAGCTTGGCACTGCACAGGAATCTCCTCAGGCTCTACGGGTTCTGCATGACCGCCACAGAGAGGCTGCTGGTCTATCCATACATGTCAAATGGAAGCGTCGCGTCACGCCTGAAAG GAAAGCCTCCTTTGGACTGGGTGACCAGGAAGCGGATAGCCCTTGGAGCAGCGCGGGGGCTACTGTACCTGCACGAGCAGTGTGACCCCAAGATCATCCACAGGGACGTCAAGGCAGCCAACATACTGCTGGATGACTATTGCGAGGCCATCGTTGGCGACTTCGGGCTCGCCAAGCTCCTCGACCACCGGGATTCGCATGTCACAACGGCGGTGAGAGGCACTGTTGGTCACATAGCACCGGAGTACCTCTCCACCGGCCAGTCGTCTGACAAGACTGATGTTTTCGGCTTTGGCATCCTGTTGCTGGAGCTGATCACCGGCCAGACTGCGCTGGAGTTTGGCAAGGAGGCAAACCAGAAAGGAGCCATGCTGGATTGG GTGAAGAAGATGCACCAGGAGAAGAAGCTTGACGTGCTGGTGGACAAGGGACCGAGGGACGGGTACGACAGGATCGAGCTGGAGGAGATGGTGCAGGTGGCGCTGCTGTGCACGCAGTACCTCCCTGGGCACCGGCCGAGGATGTCGGAGGTGGTGCGGATGCTGGAGGGCGACGGGCTCGCGGAGCGGTGGGAGGCGTCGCAGCGCGCAGACTCGCACAAGTTCAAGGTGCCGGACTTCACCTTCAGCCGCTGCTACTCTGACCTCACTGACGACTCGTCGCTGCTGGTGCAGGCTGTCGAGCTCTCCGGTCCAAGATGA
- the LOC133926660 gene encoding LRR receptor kinase SERL2-like isoform X2 — protein MEAPPSSSPSLLLLLLLLISSPSTSSALLSPKGVNYEVQSLMTIKNLLKDPHGVFKNWDQDSVDPCSWAMITCSPENFVTGLEAPSQNLSGLLSPSIGNLTNLETALLQNNNITGPIPTEIGKLAKLKTLDLSSNHLNGEIPTSVGHLEGLQYLRLNNNTLSGPFPSASANLSQLVFLDLSYNNLSGPIPGSLARTFNIVGNPLICGANTEKDCYGTAPMPMSYNLNSSHGALSPAKSKSHKFAVAFGSAIGCISFLFLAVGFLFWWRHRRNRQILFDVDDQHMENVSLGNVKRFQFRELQSATDNFSSKNILGKGGFGNVYRGQLPDGTLVAVKRLKDGNAAGGEVQFQTEVEMISLALHRNLLRLYGFCMTATERLLVYPYMSNGSVASRLKGKPPLDWVTRKRIALGAARGLLYLHEQCDPKIIHRDVKAANILLDDYCEAIVGDFGLAKLLDHRDSHVTTAVRGTVGHIAPEYLSTGQSSDKTDVFGFGILLLELITGQTALEFGKEANQKGAMLDWVKKMHQEKKLDVLVDKGPRDGYDRIELEEMVQVALLCTQYLPGHRPRMSEVVRMLEGDGLAERWEASQRADSHKFKAVELSGPR, from the exons ATGGAGGCGCCTCCATCTTCTTCCCCCTCCCtgttgctcctgctcctgctgctcATTTCCTCCCCTTCAACTTCAAGTGCCCTCCTCTCCCCCAAGGGTGTCAACTATGAAG TGCAATCTCTGATGACGATCAAGAACCTCCTCAAGGACCCCCATGGTGTGTTCAAGAACTGGGACCAGGACTCTGTGGATCCCTGCAGCTGGGCCATGATCACCTGCTCACCCGAGAATTTTGTCACTGGACT GGAGGCCCCAAGCCAGAATCTCTCTGGCCTGCTCTCCCCAAGCATAGGGAACCTGACTAATCTTGAGACTGC TCTCCTGCAGAACAACAACATAACTGGGCCAATCCCTACAGAGATTGGCAAGCTAGCAAAGCTCAAGACACTTGATCTCTCTAGCAACCACCTGAATGGTGAAATCCCCACCTCTGTGGGCCACCTTGAAGGCCTCCAGTACTT GAGGCTCAACAACAACACCCTGTCTGGTCCATTCCCTTCAGCATCAGCTAATTTGTCCCAGCTTGTTTTCCT AGACTTGTCATATAATAACCTGAGTGGTCCAATACCGGGATCTTTGGCAAGAACATTCAA cATAGTAGGAAATCCTCTCATCTGCGGCGCGAATACAGAGAAAGATTGTTACGGGACTGCCCCGATGCCAATGTCCTACAACCTGAATAGCTCACATGGTGCTCTATCACCGGCGAAATCTAAAAGCCACAAGTTTGCAGTTGCATTTGGTTCGGCAATTGGTTGCATCAGCTTCCTTTTCCTTGCTGTTGGATTTCTGTTCTGGTGGAGGCACCGTCGAAACCGGCAGATCCTTTTCGATGTTGATG ACCAACACATGGAGAACGTTAGCCTTGGGAACGTGAAGAGGTTTCAGTTCAGGGAGCTTCAGTCCGCGACAGACAATTTCAGCAGCAAGAACATACTAGGAAAAGGCGGCTTCGGAAACGTTTACAGAGGGCAGCTCCCTGATGGAACTCTTGTGGCCGTCAAGCGACTGAAGGACGGCAATGCCGCGGGTGGTGAGGTGCAGTTCCAGACCGAGGTTGAGATGATCAGCTTGGCACTGCACAGGAATCTCCTCAGGCTCTACGGGTTCTGCATGACCGCCACAGAGAGGCTGCTGGTCTATCCATACATGTCAAATGGAAGCGTCGCGTCACGCCTGAAAG GAAAGCCTCCTTTGGACTGGGTGACCAGGAAGCGGATAGCCCTTGGAGCAGCGCGGGGGCTACTGTACCTGCACGAGCAGTGTGACCCCAAGATCATCCACAGGGACGTCAAGGCAGCCAACATACTGCTGGATGACTATTGCGAGGCCATCGTTGGCGACTTCGGGCTCGCCAAGCTCCTCGACCACCGGGATTCGCATGTCACAACGGCGGTGAGAGGCACTGTTGGTCACATAGCACCGGAGTACCTCTCCACCGGCCAGTCGTCTGACAAGACTGATGTTTTCGGCTTTGGCATCCTGTTGCTGGAGCTGATCACCGGCCAGACTGCGCTGGAGTTTGGCAAGGAGGCAAACCAGAAAGGAGCCATGCTGGATTGG GTGAAGAAGATGCACCAGGAGAAGAAGCTTGACGTGCTGGTGGACAAGGGACCGAGGGACGGGTACGACAGGATCGAGCTGGAGGAGATGGTGCAGGTGGCGCTGCTGTGCACGCAGTACCTCCCTGGGCACCGGCCGAGGATGTCGGAGGTGGTGCGGATGCTGGAGGGCGACGGGCTCGCGGAGCGGTGGGAGGCGTCGCAGCGCGCAGACTCGCACAAGTTCAAG GCTGTCGAGCTCTCCGGTCCAAGATGA